The Falco peregrinus isolate bFalPer1 chromosome 1, bFalPer1.pri, whole genome shotgun sequence genome has a window encoding:
- the BMP4 gene encoding bone morphogenetic protein 4 — MIPGNRMLMVILLCQVLLGGTNHASLIPEPGRKKVAELQGQAGSGRRSAQSHELLRGFETTLLQMFGLRRRPQPSKSAVIPSYMLDLYRLQSGEEEESLQEISLQYPERSTSRANTVRSFHHEEHLETVPGPSEAPRIRFVFNLSSVPENEVISSAELRLYREQVEEPSAAWERGFHRINIYEVMKPLSERAQAITRLLDTRLVHHNVTRWETFDVSPAVIRWTKDKQPNHGLVIEVTHLHHAQTHQGKHVRISRSLPQGRGDWAQLRPLLVTFGHDGRGHALTRRARRSPKHQRSRKNKKNCRRHALYVDFSDVGWNDWIVAPPGYQAFYCHGDCPFPLADHLNSTNHAIVQTLVNSVNSSIPKACCVPTELSAISMLYLDEYDKVVLKNYQEMVVEGCGCR, encoded by the exons ATGATTCCTGGTAACCGAATGCTGATGGTCATCCTACTATGCCAAGTCCTGCTAGGAGGTACTAACCATGCTAGCCTGATACCCGAGCCCGGCAGGAAGAAGGTCGCGGAGCTGCAGGGACAAGCCGGATCCGGACGCCGCTCTGCCCAAAGCCATGAACTCTTGCGGGGTTTCGAAACAACTCTGCTGCAGATGTTTGGGCTGCGAAGGCGGCCTCAGCCCAGCAAGTCAGCCGTCATTCCTAGTTACATGCTGGATCTCTATCGGCtccagtctggagaagaggaggaaagcctCCAGGAGATTAGCCTGCAGTACCCTGAGCGATCGACCAGCCGGGCAAACACCGTGAGGAGTTTCCACCATGAAG aGCACCTGGAGACTGTCCCGGGTCCCAGTGAGGCGCCCCGGATCCGCTTCGTCTTTAACCTCAGCAGCGTGCCGGAAAACGAGGTGATCTCCTCTGCGGAGCTGCGGCTGTACCGGGAGCAGGTGGAGGAGCCGAGCGCGGCGTGGGAGAGGGGCTTCCATCGGATAAACATTTATGAAGTGATGAAGCCGCTGTCGGAGCGCGCTCAGGCCATTACGCGCCTGTTGGACACACGTCTGGTGCACCACAATGTGACGCGCTGGGAGACCTTTGATGTGAGCCCAGCTGTGATCCGGTGGACCAAGGACAAGCAACCGAACCATGGGCTGGTGATTGAGGTGACCCACCTCCACCATGCACAGACTCATCAGGGCAAACATGTCAGGATTAGCCGATCTTTACCTCAAGGGCGTGGGGACTGGGCTCAGCTCAGGCCGCTCCTGGTCACTTTTGGGCATGACGGGCGAGGCCACGCGCTGACCCGCAGAGCCCGCCGGAGCCCCAAGCACCAGCGTTCCcgcaagaacaaaaaaaactgCCGCCGCCATGCCCTCTATGTGGATTTCAGCGATGTGGGCTGGAACGACTGGATCGTGGCACCCCCGGGGTATCAGGCGTTTTACTGCCACGGGGACTGCCCTTTCCCTCTGGCCGACCACCTCAACTCCACGAACCATGCCATCGTGCAGACGCTGGTGAACTCCGTGAACTCCAGCATCCCCAAGGCCTGCTGTGTGCCCACGGAGCTGAGCGCCATCTCCATGCTCTACCTGGATGAGTATGACAAGGTGGTCCTGAAAAACTACCAGGAGATGGTGGTGGAGGGGTGCGGGTGCCGCTGA